A genome region from Pangasianodon hypophthalmus isolate fPanHyp1 chromosome 11, fPanHyp1.pri, whole genome shotgun sequence includes the following:
- the bco1l gene encoding beta,beta-carotene 15,15'-dioxygenase isoform X2, whose translation MFCISCRLFEQQTSVVSAHIMQAIFCRNGTETPEPVKAEVSGAIPPWLQGTLLRNGPGLFSIGNMSYNHWFDGMSLIHSFTFKQGDVYYRSKFLRSDTYMKNITANRIVVSEFGTMAYPDPCKNIFSKAFSYMLSVIPDFTDNNIVNIIRYGDDYYTSSEINYINQINPVTLDTMGRVNYRNHIALNLATAHPHYDDEGNTYNMGTAIMALSGPRYVIFKVPAATSDTKDSRKKNLALKNLQQICSIPFRSKLHPSYFHSFGMTDNYIIFVEQPLKLDIIRLATAYFRGVSWGKCLSFDKDDVTLFHIIDRKTGLVLNTKFYGDAFVVFHHINAYEEDGHVVFDLITYKDSSVYDLFYIDYMKQDTQKFTEMSKDFSPPVCQRFVIPVNADLKENPLGKNLVRLEGTSATAVFQKDGSLYCTPETLFHGLELPGINYQYNRKKYRYFYGSMMEWSPQANKIAKVDTNTKTHLEWIEEDCYPSEPKFVASPGAVDEDDGVILSSVVSVNPKKSPFMLVLDAKTFKEIARASVNTAVHLDLHGIFIPQESEPK comes from the exons ATGTTCTGCATATCTTGCAGGTTATTTGAACAA CAAACCTCTGTAGTATCAGCCCACATCATGCAGGCGATCTTCTGCAGAAATGGCACAGAGACACCGGAACCGGTCAAAGCAGAGGTGTCAG GTGCAATCCCACCGTGGCTTCAGGGGACACTTCTACGCAATGGGCCTGGACTTTTCTCCATTGGGAATATGTCGTATAATCACTGGTTTGATGGAATGTCTCTTATTCACAGTTTCACTTTTAAGCAAG GTGATGTATATTACAGAAGCAAATTCCTCAGGAGTGACACTTACATGAAAAACATTACTGCCAACAGGATTGTGGTGTCAGAATTTGGGACAATGGCCTACCCCGATCCCTGCAAGAATATATTCTCAAA AGCCTTCAGCTACATGCTCAGTGTCATTCCAGATTTCACAGACAATAACATTGTGAATATAATACGATATGGAGATGATTACTACACATCATCGGAAATAAACTACATCAACCAAATCAACCCAGTGACTCTTGACACTATGGGAAGA GTCAATTATAGAAACCATATTGCCTTGAACCTGGCAACAGCACACCCTCACTATGATGATGAGGGAAATACCTATAACATGGGCACTGCTATCATGGCACTGAGCGGACCCAGATATGTCATCTTCAAGGTGCCTGCTGCTACATCAGATACAAAGGACAGCAGAA aaaaaaatcttgCACTGAAGAATCTGCAACAGATTTGTTCCATTCCTTTCCGCTCAAAGCTCCACCCAAGCTACTTCCACAGTTTCGGGATGACAGATAATTACATTATCTTCGTTGAGCAGCCCTTAAAGCTGGACATTATCCGACTGGCCACAGCTTACTTCAGAGGAGTCTCCTGGGGCAAGTGCCTCAGTTTTGACAAAGATGATGTT ACTCTGTTCCACATAATCGACAGGAAGACAGGGCTTGTGCTGAACACTAAGTTCTATGGGGATGCGTTTGTGGTTTTCCATCACATCAATGCCTATGAGGAGGACGGCCATGTAGTGTTTGACCTGATCACATATAAAGACAGCAGTGTCTATGACCTTTTCTACATAGACTACATGAAGCAGGACACGCAGAAATTCACTGAGATGAGTAAGGATTTTTCACCACCAGTCTGTCAGCGATTCGTCATCCCTGTCAATGCTGACCTCAAG GAAAATCCATTGGGCAAGAATCTTGTGAGGCTAGAGGGCACATCAGCTACAGCAGTCTTCCAGAAAGACGGTTCCTTGTACTGTACTCCAGAAACACTGTTTCATG GTTTAGAGTTACCTGGAATCAATTACCAATACAACAGAAAGAAGTACAGATATTTCTATGGCTCTATGATGGAGTGGTCACCACAAGCAAATAAG ATCGCAAAAGTAGACACGAATACCAAAACACACCTAGAATGGATAGAAGAGGATTGCTACCCATCTGAACCAAAGTTTGTGGCATCACCAGGTGCTGTGGATGAGGATGACG GTGTTATCTTGTCATCTGTGGTCTCAGTGAATCCCAAAAAGTCACCCTTCATGTTGGTGCTGGACGCGAAGACCTTCAAGGAGATCGCTCGTGCCTCAGTTAACACAGCTGTTCACCTGGACCTGCATGGAATTTTCATCCCACAGGAATCTGAAccgaaataa
- the bco1l gene encoding beta,beta-carotene 15,15'-dioxygenase isoform X4: MQAIFCRNGTETPEPVKAEVSGAIPPWLQGTLLRNGPGLFSIGNMSYNHWFDGMSLIHSFTFKQGDVYYRSKFLRSDTYMKNITANRIVVSEFGTMAYPDPCKNIFSKAFSYMLSVIPDFTDNNIVNIIRYGDDYYTSSEINYINQINPVTLDTMGRVNYRNHIALNLATAHPHYDDEGNTYNMGTAIMALSGPRYVIFKVPAATSDTKDSRKKNLALKNLQQICSIPFRSKLHPSYFHSFGMTDNYIIFVEQPLKLDIIRLATAYFRGVSWGKCLSFDKDDVTLFHIIDRKTGLVLNTKFYGDAFVVFHHINAYEEDGHVVFDLITYKDSSVYDLFYIDYMKQDTQKFTEMSKDFSPPVCQRFVIPVNADLKENPLGKNLVRLEGTSATAVFQKDGSLYCTPETLFHGLELPGINYQYNRKKYRYFYGSMMEWSPQANKIAKVDTNTKTHLEWIEEDCYPSEPKFVASPGAVDEDDGVILSSVVSVNPKKSPFMLVLDAKTFKEIARASVNTAVHLDLHGIFIPQESEPK, translated from the exons ATGCAGGCGATCTTCTGCAGAAATGGCACAGAGACACCGGAACCGGTCAAAGCAGAGGTGTCAG GTGCAATCCCACCGTGGCTTCAGGGGACACTTCTACGCAATGGGCCTGGACTTTTCTCCATTGGGAATATGTCGTATAATCACTGGTTTGATGGAATGTCTCTTATTCACAGTTTCACTTTTAAGCAAG GTGATGTATATTACAGAAGCAAATTCCTCAGGAGTGACACTTACATGAAAAACATTACTGCCAACAGGATTGTGGTGTCAGAATTTGGGACAATGGCCTACCCCGATCCCTGCAAGAATATATTCTCAAA AGCCTTCAGCTACATGCTCAGTGTCATTCCAGATTTCACAGACAATAACATTGTGAATATAATACGATATGGAGATGATTACTACACATCATCGGAAATAAACTACATCAACCAAATCAACCCAGTGACTCTTGACACTATGGGAAGA GTCAATTATAGAAACCATATTGCCTTGAACCTGGCAACAGCACACCCTCACTATGATGATGAGGGAAATACCTATAACATGGGCACTGCTATCATGGCACTGAGCGGACCCAGATATGTCATCTTCAAGGTGCCTGCTGCTACATCAGATACAAAGGACAGCAGAA aaaaaaatcttgCACTGAAGAATCTGCAACAGATTTGTTCCATTCCTTTCCGCTCAAAGCTCCACCCAAGCTACTTCCACAGTTTCGGGATGACAGATAATTACATTATCTTCGTTGAGCAGCCCTTAAAGCTGGACATTATCCGACTGGCCACAGCTTACTTCAGAGGAGTCTCCTGGGGCAAGTGCCTCAGTTTTGACAAAGATGATGTT ACTCTGTTCCACATAATCGACAGGAAGACAGGGCTTGTGCTGAACACTAAGTTCTATGGGGATGCGTTTGTGGTTTTCCATCACATCAATGCCTATGAGGAGGACGGCCATGTAGTGTTTGACCTGATCACATATAAAGACAGCAGTGTCTATGACCTTTTCTACATAGACTACATGAAGCAGGACACGCAGAAATTCACTGAGATGAGTAAGGATTTTTCACCACCAGTCTGTCAGCGATTCGTCATCCCTGTCAATGCTGACCTCAAG GAAAATCCATTGGGCAAGAATCTTGTGAGGCTAGAGGGCACATCAGCTACAGCAGTCTTCCAGAAAGACGGTTCCTTGTACTGTACTCCAGAAACACTGTTTCATG GTTTAGAGTTACCTGGAATCAATTACCAATACAACAGAAAGAAGTACAGATATTTCTATGGCTCTATGATGGAGTGGTCACCACAAGCAAATAAG ATCGCAAAAGTAGACACGAATACCAAAACACACCTAGAATGGATAGAAGAGGATTGCTACCCATCTGAACCAAAGTTTGTGGCATCACCAGGTGCTGTGGATGAGGATGACG GTGTTATCTTGTCATCTGTGGTCTCAGTGAATCCCAAAAAGTCACCCTTCATGTTGGTGCTGGACGCGAAGACCTTCAAGGAGATCGCTCGTGCCTCAGTTAACACAGCTGTTCACCTGGACCTGCATGGAATTTTCATCCCACAGGAATCTGAAccgaaataa
- the bco1l gene encoding beta,beta-carotene 15,15'-dioxygenase isoform X1, with protein MKLRMSNPGPTSVKGFNTAGQTSVVSAHIMQAIFCRNGTETPEPVKAEVSGAIPPWLQGTLLRNGPGLFSIGNMSYNHWFDGMSLIHSFTFKQGDVYYRSKFLRSDTYMKNITANRIVVSEFGTMAYPDPCKNIFSKAFSYMLSVIPDFTDNNIVNIIRYGDDYYTSSEINYINQINPVTLDTMGRVNYRNHIALNLATAHPHYDDEGNTYNMGTAIMALSGPRYVIFKVPAATSDTKDSRKKNLALKNLQQICSIPFRSKLHPSYFHSFGMTDNYIIFVEQPLKLDIIRLATAYFRGVSWGKCLSFDKDDVTLFHIIDRKTGLVLNTKFYGDAFVVFHHINAYEEDGHVVFDLITYKDSSVYDLFYIDYMKQDTQKFTEMSKDFSPPVCQRFVIPVNADLKENPLGKNLVRLEGTSATAVFQKDGSLYCTPETLFHGLELPGINYQYNRKKYRYFYGSMMEWSPQANKIAKVDTNTKTHLEWIEEDCYPSEPKFVASPGAVDEDDGVILSSVVSVNPKKSPFMLVLDAKTFKEIARASVNTAVHLDLHGIFIPQESEPK; from the exons ATGAAATTGAGGATGAGCAatcctggccctacctcagttaAAGGTTTCAATActgctgga CAAACCTCTGTAGTATCAGCCCACATCATGCAGGCGATCTTCTGCAGAAATGGCACAGAGACACCGGAACCGGTCAAAGCAGAGGTGTCAG GTGCAATCCCACCGTGGCTTCAGGGGACACTTCTACGCAATGGGCCTGGACTTTTCTCCATTGGGAATATGTCGTATAATCACTGGTTTGATGGAATGTCTCTTATTCACAGTTTCACTTTTAAGCAAG GTGATGTATATTACAGAAGCAAATTCCTCAGGAGTGACACTTACATGAAAAACATTACTGCCAACAGGATTGTGGTGTCAGAATTTGGGACAATGGCCTACCCCGATCCCTGCAAGAATATATTCTCAAA AGCCTTCAGCTACATGCTCAGTGTCATTCCAGATTTCACAGACAATAACATTGTGAATATAATACGATATGGAGATGATTACTACACATCATCGGAAATAAACTACATCAACCAAATCAACCCAGTGACTCTTGACACTATGGGAAGA GTCAATTATAGAAACCATATTGCCTTGAACCTGGCAACAGCACACCCTCACTATGATGATGAGGGAAATACCTATAACATGGGCACTGCTATCATGGCACTGAGCGGACCCAGATATGTCATCTTCAAGGTGCCTGCTGCTACATCAGATACAAAGGACAGCAGAA aaaaaaatcttgCACTGAAGAATCTGCAACAGATTTGTTCCATTCCTTTCCGCTCAAAGCTCCACCCAAGCTACTTCCACAGTTTCGGGATGACAGATAATTACATTATCTTCGTTGAGCAGCCCTTAAAGCTGGACATTATCCGACTGGCCACAGCTTACTTCAGAGGAGTCTCCTGGGGCAAGTGCCTCAGTTTTGACAAAGATGATGTT ACTCTGTTCCACATAATCGACAGGAAGACAGGGCTTGTGCTGAACACTAAGTTCTATGGGGATGCGTTTGTGGTTTTCCATCACATCAATGCCTATGAGGAGGACGGCCATGTAGTGTTTGACCTGATCACATATAAAGACAGCAGTGTCTATGACCTTTTCTACATAGACTACATGAAGCAGGACACGCAGAAATTCACTGAGATGAGTAAGGATTTTTCACCACCAGTCTGTCAGCGATTCGTCATCCCTGTCAATGCTGACCTCAAG GAAAATCCATTGGGCAAGAATCTTGTGAGGCTAGAGGGCACATCAGCTACAGCAGTCTTCCAGAAAGACGGTTCCTTGTACTGTACTCCAGAAACACTGTTTCATG GTTTAGAGTTACCTGGAATCAATTACCAATACAACAGAAAGAAGTACAGATATTTCTATGGCTCTATGATGGAGTGGTCACCACAAGCAAATAAG ATCGCAAAAGTAGACACGAATACCAAAACACACCTAGAATGGATAGAAGAGGATTGCTACCCATCTGAACCAAAGTTTGTGGCATCACCAGGTGCTGTGGATGAGGATGACG GTGTTATCTTGTCATCTGTGGTCTCAGTGAATCCCAAAAAGTCACCCTTCATGTTGGTGCTGGACGCGAAGACCTTCAAGGAGATCGCTCGTGCCTCAGTTAACACAGCTGTTCACCTGGACCTGCATGGAATTTTCATCCCACAGGAATCTGAAccgaaataa
- the bco1l gene encoding beta,beta-carotene 15,15'-dioxygenase isoform X3: MQTSVVSAHIMQAIFCRNGTETPEPVKAEVSGAIPPWLQGTLLRNGPGLFSIGNMSYNHWFDGMSLIHSFTFKQGDVYYRSKFLRSDTYMKNITANRIVVSEFGTMAYPDPCKNIFSKAFSYMLSVIPDFTDNNIVNIIRYGDDYYTSSEINYINQINPVTLDTMGRVNYRNHIALNLATAHPHYDDEGNTYNMGTAIMALSGPRYVIFKVPAATSDTKDSRKKNLALKNLQQICSIPFRSKLHPSYFHSFGMTDNYIIFVEQPLKLDIIRLATAYFRGVSWGKCLSFDKDDVTLFHIIDRKTGLVLNTKFYGDAFVVFHHINAYEEDGHVVFDLITYKDSSVYDLFYIDYMKQDTQKFTEMSKDFSPPVCQRFVIPVNADLKENPLGKNLVRLEGTSATAVFQKDGSLYCTPETLFHGLELPGINYQYNRKKYRYFYGSMMEWSPQANKIAKVDTNTKTHLEWIEEDCYPSEPKFVASPGAVDEDDGVILSSVVSVNPKKSPFMLVLDAKTFKEIARASVNTAVHLDLHGIFIPQESEPK; this comes from the exons ATG CAAACCTCTGTAGTATCAGCCCACATCATGCAGGCGATCTTCTGCAGAAATGGCACAGAGACACCGGAACCGGTCAAAGCAGAGGTGTCAG GTGCAATCCCACCGTGGCTTCAGGGGACACTTCTACGCAATGGGCCTGGACTTTTCTCCATTGGGAATATGTCGTATAATCACTGGTTTGATGGAATGTCTCTTATTCACAGTTTCACTTTTAAGCAAG GTGATGTATATTACAGAAGCAAATTCCTCAGGAGTGACACTTACATGAAAAACATTACTGCCAACAGGATTGTGGTGTCAGAATTTGGGACAATGGCCTACCCCGATCCCTGCAAGAATATATTCTCAAA AGCCTTCAGCTACATGCTCAGTGTCATTCCAGATTTCACAGACAATAACATTGTGAATATAATACGATATGGAGATGATTACTACACATCATCGGAAATAAACTACATCAACCAAATCAACCCAGTGACTCTTGACACTATGGGAAGA GTCAATTATAGAAACCATATTGCCTTGAACCTGGCAACAGCACACCCTCACTATGATGATGAGGGAAATACCTATAACATGGGCACTGCTATCATGGCACTGAGCGGACCCAGATATGTCATCTTCAAGGTGCCTGCTGCTACATCAGATACAAAGGACAGCAGAA aaaaaaatcttgCACTGAAGAATCTGCAACAGATTTGTTCCATTCCTTTCCGCTCAAAGCTCCACCCAAGCTACTTCCACAGTTTCGGGATGACAGATAATTACATTATCTTCGTTGAGCAGCCCTTAAAGCTGGACATTATCCGACTGGCCACAGCTTACTTCAGAGGAGTCTCCTGGGGCAAGTGCCTCAGTTTTGACAAAGATGATGTT ACTCTGTTCCACATAATCGACAGGAAGACAGGGCTTGTGCTGAACACTAAGTTCTATGGGGATGCGTTTGTGGTTTTCCATCACATCAATGCCTATGAGGAGGACGGCCATGTAGTGTTTGACCTGATCACATATAAAGACAGCAGTGTCTATGACCTTTTCTACATAGACTACATGAAGCAGGACACGCAGAAATTCACTGAGATGAGTAAGGATTTTTCACCACCAGTCTGTCAGCGATTCGTCATCCCTGTCAATGCTGACCTCAAG GAAAATCCATTGGGCAAGAATCTTGTGAGGCTAGAGGGCACATCAGCTACAGCAGTCTTCCAGAAAGACGGTTCCTTGTACTGTACTCCAGAAACACTGTTTCATG GTTTAGAGTTACCTGGAATCAATTACCAATACAACAGAAAGAAGTACAGATATTTCTATGGCTCTATGATGGAGTGGTCACCACAAGCAAATAAG ATCGCAAAAGTAGACACGAATACCAAAACACACCTAGAATGGATAGAAGAGGATTGCTACCCATCTGAACCAAAGTTTGTGGCATCACCAGGTGCTGTGGATGAGGATGACG GTGTTATCTTGTCATCTGTGGTCTCAGTGAATCCCAAAAAGTCACCCTTCATGTTGGTGCTGGACGCGAAGACCTTCAAGGAGATCGCTCGTGCCTCAGTTAACACAGCTGTTCACCTGGACCTGCATGGAATTTTCATCCCACAGGAATCTGAAccgaaataa